A stretch of the Panicum virgatum strain AP13 chromosome 9N, P.virgatum_v5, whole genome shotgun sequence genome encodes the following:
- the LOC120688945 gene encoding BTB/POZ and MATH domain-containing protein 1-like: MVAAMPLSSSTAAAAEGSASSIAAGAASGYHLLRIEGYSRTRSTIPNGDHVESHPFRAAGHTWAILYFPNGDDPDTAGYISVYLLLKEAVASHLMVQAVFSFADEVE, encoded by the coding sequence ATGGTTGCAGCTATGCCGCTCTCCTCTTCCACCGCCGCTGCAGCCGAgggctccgcctcctccatcgccgccggcgccgcgagcGGCTACCACTTGCTCAGGATCGAGGGCTACTCGCGCACCAGGTCCACCATCCCCAACGGCGACCACGTCGAGTCCCACCCCTTCCGCGCCGCTGGCCACACTTGGGCCATCCTGTACTTCCCCAACGGCGACGACCCGGACACCGCCGGCTACATCTCCGTCTACCTACTCCTCAAGGAAGCCGTTGCCAGCCACTTGATGGTGCAGGCGGTCTTCAGCTTCGCCGACGAGGTGGAG
- the LOC120688946 gene encoding BTB/POZ and MATH domain-containing protein 2-like: SRSRPTSARTVEADRFGTHGCWGHDKFYEAAELELSGHLRDDCFTVRCDIIVIGEPRTEANPVPGASFVVVPPPDSSQHFGALLLGGKGADVRFLVGGEVFAAHRCVLAARSPVFEALLFGPMKEGTATESCCIRIDDMLPQVFQSLLHFIYTDSLPETQDQQDKEASNTMAQHMLEAADRYGMGRLKLICEDMLCIYIDMSTVATSLALAKQHRCQGLKEACFEFLKFPKTLDEVMATDEFQHLAKSSPALFELMSKLAAAGR; encoded by the coding sequence AGCAGAAGCCGTCCTACATCCGCACGCACCGTCGAGGCGGACAGGTTTGGCACTCACGGCTGCTGGGGCCATGACAAATTCTacgaggcggcggagctggagCTGTCGGGCCACCTCCGGGACGATTGCTTCACGGTCAGGTGCGACATAATCGTCATCGGCGAACCCCGCACGGAGGCCAATCCGGTCCCCGGCGCTTCCTTCGTCGTGGTGCCGCCGCCAGACTCGTCGCAGCACTTCGGCGCCCTCCTCCTAGGCGGAAAGGGTGCCGATGTGAGGTTTCTTGTTGGGGGCGAGGTGTTTGCCGCGCACCGGTGCGTGCTCGCTGCACGGTCGCCGGTCTTCGAGGCGCTGCTCTTTGGCCCCATGAAAGAAGGCACAGCCACAGAGAGCTGCTGCATACGGATTGATGATATGCTACCTCAGGTGTTTCAGAGcttgctgcatttcatttacACTGACTCGCTGCCAGAGACCCAAGATCAGCAAGATAAGGAGGCCAGCAACACGATGGCGCAGCATATGCTGGAAGCCGCCGACAGGTATGGCATGGGACGGCTCAAACTGATTTGTGAGGACATGCTGTGCATATATATCGATATGAGCACGGTTGCGACTTCACTGGCATTAGCCAAGCAGCACCGCTGCCAAGGGCTTAAGGAGGCGTGCTTCGAGTTTCTCAAGTTTCCAAAAACGCTGGATGAGGTCATGGCAACAGATGAATTCCAACATTTGGCGAAAAGCTCTCCTGCTTTGTTTGAGTTGATGTCcaagcttgctgctgctgggcgTTGA